The following coding sequences lie in one Armatimonadota bacterium genomic window:
- a CDS encoding Mrp/NBP35 family ATP-binding protein, protein MDQVSREQVLQALREVQDPELHRSIVDLEMVKDVRIRDGVVSVEALLTIGGCPLRDAIQLSIEERLRRLPGVRGVQVSLGVMSDAQRQALIGKLRGGATGPQERSPFLTPESPTRVIVVASGKGGVGKSTVTVNLAVAMRQAGHRIGIIDADVYGFSIPRMLGLGGQPTVIDQMIIPLEKDGIRVMSIGFLLPDEGEAVIWRGPILHKTITTFIGEVHWGDDLDYLLIDLPPGTGDVPITLAQTLPQAHMVVVTTPQLAAVNVARRAARMAEKVNMEVLGIIENMSWFQAAPDAPPVYIFGRGGGLRLAELLGVPLLGEIPLDPAIREGSDAGEPIVTTHPDSPAARAFRQVAARVVDRLPARVG, encoded by the coding sequence ATGGATCAGGTGAGCCGGGAGCAGGTCCTGCAGGCGCTGCGGGAGGTCCAGGACCCCGAGCTGCACAGGAGCATCGTGGACCTGGAGATGGTCAAGGACGTCCGCATCCGGGACGGAGTGGTCTCGGTGGAAGCTCTGCTCACCATCGGAGGCTGCCCTCTGCGCGATGCCATCCAGCTCTCCATCGAGGAGCGCCTGCGGCGGCTGCCCGGGGTGCGCGGGGTGCAGGTGTCCCTGGGGGTGATGAGCGACGCGCAGCGGCAGGCCCTGATCGGCAAGCTGCGCGGCGGCGCCACAGGTCCGCAGGAACGCTCCCCTTTCCTCACCCCGGAATCCCCCACCCGGGTCATCGTTGTGGCCAGCGGCAAGGGAGGCGTGGGGAAATCCACGGTCACCGTGAACCTGGCTGTGGCCATGCGCCAGGCCGGGCACCGCATCGGGATCATCGACGCCGACGTCTACGGGTTCTCCATCCCCCGGATGCTGGGGCTGGGAGGACAGCCCACCGTGATCGACCAGATGATCATCCCCCTGGAGAAGGACGGCATCCGCGTCATGTCCATTGGCTTCCTCCTGCCCGACGAGGGGGAGGCGGTGATCTGGCGTGGCCCCATCCTGCACAAGACCATCACCACCTTCATCGGCGAGGTGCACTGGGGAGACGACCTGGACTACCTGCTCATCGACCTGCCTCCCGGCACCGGTGATGTGCCCATCACCCTGGCCCAGACGCTGCCTCAGGCGCACATGGTGGTGGTGACCACACCGCAATTGGCCGCGGTGAACGTGGCCCGGCGGGCGGCGCGGATGGCGGAGAAGGTGAACATGGAGGTGCTGGGCATCATCGAGAACATGTCCTGGTTTCAGGCGGCGCCGGATGCTCCACCGGTCTACATCTTCGGCCGGGGAGGCGGGCTGCGCCTGGCGGAGCTGCTGGGTGTACCCCTGCTGGGCGAGATCCCCCTCGACCCGGCCATCCGCGAAGGCAGCGACGCCGGGGAGCCCATCGTCACCACGCACCCGGACAGCCCTGCGGCGCGCGCCTTCCGCCAGGTGGCCGCCCGGGTGGTGGACCGGTTGCCGGCGCGCGTGGGCTGA
- a CDS encoding aspartate aminotransferase family protein: MADFAERLLHVRQWLAPSLAEDWPCLPVVRAAGSYVYTPDGRRFLDFVSGMAACNLGHGHPRVVAAARAQLEALIHGPLGVYLYDSVLRLCEALGEVMPGGLTAFFWSNGGTEAVEGALKLARYTSGRPAIVAFIGGFHGRSYGAASVTTSSVKYRRHYEPFLPSVYHVPYPYCFRCPRRPAQGCCDEPWVSLERLFTHVVAPEEVAAVIVEPILGEGGYVVPPPDFLPRLRELCTRHGILLVFDEIQTGFGRTGEMFAAQTFGVDPDIMVLSKSIASGLPLSAVAARPELMARWPAGAHGTTFGGNPVACAAAVATLEVFREEGVLENARQRAAEAWKALPGLAQQSPHVGEVRGRGLMIGIELVDPQQGGRPSGTAVRTVLEGCLRRGLILYPAGYAGHVIRFIPPLTASAEELATGLGILAEAVGDLQHPGADAP; this comes from the coding sequence ATGGCCGATTTCGCGGAGCGCCTCCTGCACGTTCGTCAGTGGCTCGCCCCCAGCCTGGCTGAGGACTGGCCTTGCCTGCCCGTGGTGCGCGCCGCCGGCAGCTACGTCTACACGCCCGACGGCCGCCGTTTCCTCGACTTCGTCTCGGGGATGGCCGCCTGCAACCTCGGTCACGGCCACCCGCGGGTGGTGGCGGCGGCCAGGGCGCAGCTGGAGGCGCTGATCCACGGCCCCCTGGGCGTATACCTGTACGATTCCGTCCTCCGGCTCTGCGAGGCGCTGGGAGAGGTCATGCCCGGCGGGCTGACCGCGTTCTTCTGGAGCAACGGAGGGACCGAGGCTGTGGAGGGTGCCCTGAAGCTGGCGCGCTACACCAGCGGCCGGCCGGCCATCGTGGCGTTCATCGGCGGATTTCACGGACGCTCCTACGGCGCGGCGTCGGTGACCACGTCGTCGGTCAAGTACCGCCGCCACTACGAGCCATTCCTTCCCTCCGTCTACCACGTCCCCTATCCCTACTGCTTCCGCTGCCCGCGCCGCCCGGCGCAGGGATGCTGCGACGAGCCGTGGGTCAGCCTGGAGCGGTTGTTCACCCACGTGGTGGCCCCCGAGGAGGTCGCCGCGGTGATCGTGGAGCCCATCCTGGGCGAGGGCGGGTACGTTGTTCCTCCGCCGGACTTTCTGCCGCGGCTGCGGGAGCTGTGCACCCGACATGGCATCCTGCTTGTCTTCGATGAGATCCAGACAGGCTTCGGGCGCACGGGGGAAATGTTCGCGGCGCAGACCTTCGGCGTCGACCCCGACATTATGGTGCTCTCCAAGTCCATCGCCTCGGGTCTGCCACTGAGTGCCGTGGCCGCCCGTCCGGAGCTCATGGCCCGCTGGCCCGCCGGTGCCCACGGCACCACCTTCGGCGGTAATCCCGTGGCCTGCGCCGCGGCCGTGGCCACGCTAGAGGTCTTCCGGGAGGAAGGGGTCCTGGAGAACGCCCGGCAGCGCGCCGCCGAGGCGTGGAAGGCGCTTCCGGGCCTGGCGCAGCAGTCGCCGCACGTCGGGGAGGTGCGGGGCAGGGGACTGATGATTGGGATCGAGCTCGTCGATCCGCAGCAGGGCGGGCGGCCCTCGGGGACGGCGGTGCGGACGGTCCTGGAGGGTTGCCTCCGCCGCGGGCTGATCCTCTACCCGGCCGGCTACGCTGGACACGTCATCCGCTTCATCCCACCGTTGACCGCGAGCGCGGAGGAGCTGGCCACCGGGTTGGGCATCCTCGCCGAGGCCGTGGGCGATCTGCAGCATCCGGGGGCGGATGCGCCGTGA
- a CDS encoding aldehyde dehydrogenase family protein → MSAVEVATYKNYIGGAWVPARSGRVMETINPATGQVLGLVPQSGPGDVEDAVQAAARAYPSWRRVPAPRRAEILFRVAELILRRKEELARLMTQEMGKVLMEARGDVQEAIDMSYFIAGEGRRLHGYTAPSEMPHKAAYCVRAPLGVVGVITPWNFPMAIPSWKILPALVCGNTVVFKPASYTPLLGLKFVQLFEEAGLPPGVLNIVTGPGGAAGEALVQHPQVRLISFTGSTEVGLALAEKCAHLGKRVSLEMGGKNAAIVLPDADLGLATDALIWSAFGTSGQRCTACSRIIVHRDVRAELTERLVERARRLRLGDGLQPETEVGPVVSEAQLQRVHQYVEIGKAEGARLLTGGGRVTDGELARGFFYAPTIFDQVRPGMRIEQEEIFGPVTDLIETASLEEAVTILNGTQYGLSASIFTRDINAAMEAIDDIETGIVYVNHGTIGAEVHLPFGGTKNTGNGHREGGEQVLDVFSEWKAVYIDYSGRLQRAQIDRE, encoded by the coding sequence ATGAGCGCGGTTGAGGTGGCCACCTACAAGAACTACATCGGCGGGGCCTGGGTGCCGGCCAGGTCGGGGCGGGTGATGGAGACCATCAACCCGGCCACCGGCCAGGTGCTGGGACTGGTCCCCCAGTCCGGCCCCGGGGACGTTGAGGATGCAGTGCAGGCGGCCGCCCGCGCCTACCCCTCCTGGCGGCGGGTGCCGGCACCGCGGCGCGCGGAGATCCTCTTCCGCGTCGCCGAGCTGATCCTGCGGCGCAAGGAGGAGCTGGCCCGCCTGATGACCCAGGAGATGGGCAAGGTCCTTATGGAAGCCCGCGGCGACGTGCAGGAAGCCATCGACATGTCCTACTTCATCGCCGGGGAAGGACGGCGGCTGCACGGCTACACCGCCCCCAGCGAGATGCCCCACAAGGCCGCCTACTGCGTGCGCGCGCCCCTGGGCGTGGTGGGCGTAATCACACCCTGGAACTTCCCCATGGCCATCCCCTCCTGGAAGATCCTCCCTGCGCTGGTCTGCGGCAACACGGTGGTCTTCAAGCCGGCGTCCTACACACCGTTGCTGGGGCTGAAGTTCGTCCAGCTCTTCGAGGAGGCCGGGCTGCCCCCGGGTGTGCTCAACATCGTCACCGGCCCCGGCGGGGCGGCTGGGGAGGCCCTGGTGCAGCACCCCCAGGTCCGCCTCATCTCCTTCACCGGCTCCACCGAGGTCGGGCTGGCCCTGGCGGAGAAGTGCGCCCACCTGGGCAAGCGGGTCTCCCTGGAGATGGGCGGGAAGAACGCGGCCATCGTCCTGCCCGACGCCGACCTGGGCCTGGCCACTGACGCGTTGATCTGGAGCGCCTTTGGCACCTCGGGGCAGCGCTGCACCGCCTGCAGCCGGATCATCGTGCACCGCGACGTGCGGGCGGAGCTCACGGAGCGGCTGGTGGAGCGGGCGCGGCGCCTCCGCCTGGGCGACGGGCTGCAGCCGGAGACCGAAGTCGGCCCGGTGGTCAGCGAGGCCCAGCTGCAGCGCGTCCACCAGTACGTGGAGATCGGCAAGGCGGAAGGGGCGCGCCTGCTGACCGGCGGTGGGCGCGTCACCGACGGGGAGCTGGCCCGCGGCTTCTTCTACGCACCGACCATCTTCGACCAGGTGCGGCCGGGGATGCGCATCGAGCAGGAGGAGATCTTCGGGCCGGTCACCGACCTGATCGAGACGGCCTCGCTGGAGGAGGCGGTGACCATCCTCAACGGCACTCAGTACGGGCTCTCCGCCTCCATCTTCACCCGGGACATCAACGCGGCCATGGAAGCCATTGACGACATCGAGACCGGCATCGTCTACGTGAACCACGGGACGATTGGCGCCGAGGTGCACCTGCCCTTTGGCGGGACGAAGAACACGGGCAACGGCCATCGGGAGGGCGGCGAGCAGGTCCTCGACGTCTTCAGCGAGTGGAAGGCCGTCTACATCGACTACAGCGGGCGGCTGCAGCGGGCGCAGATCGACCGGGAGTAG
- a CDS encoding LptA/OstA family protein, producing the protein MRRGLRVGLLTALLPIAIGPVPAVGATVSSEVGTTVVTALSGATSTARATLTSSAIRTTDAAPAAAPSTGTDAITITADELIVEPAGVIVATGRVQISDGTTAAEGARAEVDLHRRTILLTPGTVRTSQGVLRGRRISARYAAARLTEIWAEGDVRLWAGTDLQAQGARLLYRLEGDLLTMAGAVRVEARRGVAEGDRLEARLLRREVTVWGSVRLRVDDMDATADRVSLLLPAQQAVLTGQVRLTQQGRTLWAQRVTVDYGTGRVVAEGPLRLTIPQEQQP; encoded by the coding sequence GTGCGCCGCGGCCTGCGGGTGGGGCTGCTGACGGCGCTCCTGCCGATAGCAATTGGGCCCGTGCCCGCAGTGGGCGCCACGGTTTCCTCGGAGGTTGGCACCACGGTCGTCACCGCCTTATCGGGCGCCACCAGCACAGCCCGGGCCACTCTCACCTCCAGCGCTATAAGAACAACCGACGCCGCTCCGGCTGCAGCTCCTTCGACTGGGACGGATGCCATCACCATCACCGCTGACGAGCTCATCGTGGAGCCCGCCGGGGTAATTGTGGCCACCGGCCGGGTGCAGATCTCTGACGGAACCACCGCCGCCGAGGGCGCCCGCGCTGAGGTGGACCTCCACCGCCGCACCATCCTCCTCACCCCGGGGACGGTGCGAACCTCACAGGGGGTACTGCGCGGTCGGCGGATCAGCGCGCGGTACGCCGCGGCCCGCCTCACCGAGATATGGGCGGAGGGAGATGTGCGGCTGTGGGCTGGAACGGACCTGCAAGCGCAGGGGGCTCGGCTCCTCTACCGCCTGGAGGGCGACCTGCTGACCATGGCCGGAGCAGTGCGGGTGGAGGCGAGGCGCGGCGTTGCCGAGGGGGACCGCCTGGAAGCTCGCCTCCTGCGCCGCGAGGTCACCGTCTGGGGGAGCGTGCGGCTCCGGGTGGACGACATGGATGCGACGGCGGACCGGGTGTCCCTCCTGCTCCCGGCGCAGCAGGCCGTGCTCACCGGGCAGGTGCGCCTGACACAGCAGGGCCGGACGCTCTGGGCGCAGCGTGTCACCGTGGACTATGGGACGGGGCGGGTGGTGGCCGAGGGGCCGCTGCGGTTGACCATCCCCCAGGAGCAGCAGCCGTGA